Proteins found in one Methanooceanicella nereidis genomic segment:
- a CDS encoding ChaB family protein, with protein sequence MPYQSLEELPDRVKENLPVHAQEIYQNAFNSAWDQYADPEKRRGKESREEAAHRVAWAAVEKKYKKDEKTGEWRMKS encoded by the coding sequence ATGCCATATCAAAGTCTTGAAGAATTACCTGACCGAGTAAAAGAGAATTTGCCCGTGCACGCGCAGGAGATCTATCAAAATGCATTTAACAGCGCATGGGATCAATACGCAGACCCTGAAAAACGCAGAGGAAAAGAATCTCGAGAGGAGGCTGCTCACAGGGTAGCATGGGCTGCAGTAGAAAAGAAGTATAAAAAGGATGAAAAAACAGGCGAATGGAGAATGAAATCGTAA